The following proteins come from a genomic window of Pseudomonas putida:
- a CDS encoding alginate O-acetyltransferase encodes MTRTLRITYSLSFIGLLVGMGAWSTGGLQSFQRTEQMTVLNGKLAKAAETHYDDEFPIKRLGTNLWAALDYKLFNEGRPGVVLGRDQWLFSDEEFKPTAGADQLMQENLALIRGVRDTLQQHGSQLVLAIVPAKARVYSEYLGKETPASLHDDLYNQFHAQVRQANVFAPDLMAPMEQAKARGQVFLRTDTHWTPMGAEVAAQAVAEAVNRQSLLNGDPQTFITEAGSTAPYKGDLTNFLPLDPLFSNLLPNPDTLQQRSTRPVEAEGDAGDALFADSQIPVALVGTSYSANPHWNFLGALQQALHSDVANYAEDGHGPLLPMLKYLQSDAFKNAAPQVVVWEFPERYLPMKNDLSSFDPQWIAQLKNTRKSEENLALSSNRTDH; translated from the coding sequence ATGACCCGGACATTACGCATCACCTATTCCCTGTCGTTCATCGGCCTGCTGGTAGGCATGGGCGCCTGGTCCACCGGTGGCCTGCAAAGCTTCCAGCGCACCGAACAGATGACCGTGCTCAACGGCAAGCTGGCCAAGGCCGCCGAGACGCACTACGACGACGAGTTCCCGATCAAGCGCCTGGGCACCAACCTCTGGGCCGCGCTGGATTACAAGCTGTTCAACGAAGGCCGCCCGGGCGTGGTGCTGGGCCGTGACCAGTGGCTGTTCAGCGACGAAGAGTTCAAACCGACTGCCGGTGCCGACCAGCTCATGCAGGAAAACCTGGCGCTGATCCGCGGTGTGCGCGACACCCTGCAACAGCACGGCAGCCAGCTGGTGCTGGCGATCGTGCCGGCCAAAGCGCGGGTCTACTCGGAGTATCTGGGCAAGGAGACGCCAGCCAGCCTGCATGACGACCTGTACAACCAGTTCCATGCCCAGGTCCGTCAGGCCAACGTGTTCGCCCCTGACCTGATGGCCCCGATGGAACAGGCCAAGGCCCGCGGCCAAGTATTCCTGCGTACAGATACCCACTGGACACCGATGGGCGCTGAAGTCGCCGCACAGGCAGTGGCCGAGGCGGTCAACCGCCAGAGCCTGCTCAATGGCGACCCACAGACGTTCATCACCGAGGCTGGCAGCACTGCCCCGTACAAGGGCGACCTGACCAACTTCCTGCCACTGGACCCGCTGTTCAGCAACCTGCTGCCCAACCCGGACACCCTGCAGCAACGCAGCACGCGCCCGGTCGAGGCAGAAGGTGATGCGGGCGATGCCCTGTTCGCCGACAGCCAGATCCCAGTCGCCCTGGTCGGCACCAGCTACAGCGCCAACCCGCACTGGAACTTCCTCGGCGCGCTGCAGCAGGCCCTGCACAGCGATGTCGCCAACTATGCCGAAGACGGCCACGGCCCGCTGCTGCCAATGCTCAAGTACCTGCAAAGCGATGCCTTCAAGAACGCCGCGCCACAGGTTGTGGTGTGGGAATTCCCCGAACGTTATCTGCCAATGAAAAACGACCTCAGCAGCTTCGATCCACAGTGGATCGCGCAACTGAAGAACACCCGCAAATCCGAAGAAAACCTGGCCCTGTCGTCCAACCGGACGGACCACTGA
- a CDS encoding alginate O-acetyltransferase translates to MTPHLMKLLGLSAALLAISQGVRADEVKAPTFTAEPCCQLCPEAHDASRYTTRYQQNFTTLVQAKGDWLFRTREDLRTEFSTTPAGYKRLQQVHDAFKKRGVELVVVYQPTRGLVNRNMLNPAEKAAFDYQKALGNYQAMLKRFASMGYNVPDLSPLTNEQLAAAEQGKDFYFRGDQHWTPYGAERAAKIVADTVHKMPAFEGIPRKEFETHKSGRMGKTGTLHNVAGQLCGTSYAVQYMDQFATEPKGASGGDDLFGDSGNAQITLVGTSHSGKNYNFSGFLEQYIGADVLNVAFPGGGLEGSMIEYLGSEEFQNNPPKILIWEFSPLYRLDQETIWRQILGLLDDGCDARPALMSASSTLKPGKNELMVNGKGGVIKDLINRNLQMDIKFEDPSVKVLQATLWYLNGRHEDIKIEKPETSDTNGRFVFQMREDEDWASQNLLALEVQGPESGTQKVEAKLCKRNNYAVPAQTAQAGQ, encoded by the coding sequence ATGACCCCACATTTGATGAAACTGCTGGGCCTGTCCGCCGCCCTCCTGGCCATCAGCCAGGGCGTGCGCGCCGACGAGGTCAAGGCGCCGACCTTCACTGCCGAGCCTTGCTGCCAGCTGTGCCCCGAGGCACACGACGCCAGCCGCTACACCACACGCTACCAGCAGAACTTCACCACGCTGGTACAAGCCAAGGGCGACTGGCTGTTCCGTACCCGCGAAGACCTGCGTACCGAGTTCAGCACCACACCTGCAGGCTACAAGCGCCTGCAGCAAGTGCACGACGCGTTCAAGAAGCGTGGCGTGGAACTGGTGGTGGTGTACCAGCCAACCCGAGGCCTGGTGAACCGCAACATGCTCAACCCGGCCGAGAAAGCTGCCTTCGACTACCAGAAGGCCCTGGGCAACTACCAGGCCATGCTCAAGCGATTCGCCAGCATGGGCTACAACGTGCCGGACCTGTCGCCGCTGACCAACGAACAGTTGGCGGCCGCCGAGCAGGGCAAGGACTTCTACTTCCGTGGTGACCAGCACTGGACACCTTACGGTGCTGAGCGTGCAGCCAAGATCGTGGCCGACACCGTCCACAAGATGCCGGCCTTCGAAGGTATCCCGCGCAAGGAATTCGAGACCCACAAGTCCGGGCGCATGGGCAAGACCGGCACCCTGCACAACGTTGCCGGGCAGCTGTGCGGCACCAGCTACGCCGTACAGTACATGGACCAGTTCGCCACCGAACCGAAAGGCGCCAGCGGCGGCGACGATCTGTTCGGTGACAGCGGTAACGCCCAGATCACCTTGGTCGGCACCAGCCACAGCGGCAAGAACTACAACTTCTCGGGCTTCCTCGAGCAGTACATCGGTGCCGACGTGCTCAACGTCGCCTTCCCTGGCGGCGGCCTGGAAGGCTCGATGATCGAGTACCTGGGCAGTGAGGAATTCCAGAACAATCCACCGAAGATCCTCATCTGGGAATTCTCGCCGCTGTATCGCCTGGACCAGGAAACCATCTGGCGGCAGATCCTCGGTCTGCTCGACGATGGCTGTGACGCGCGCCCGGCGCTGATGAGCGCCAGCAGCACCCTCAAGCCCGGCAAGAACGAGCTGATGGTCAACGGCAAGGGCGGCGTGATCAAAGACCTGATCAACCGCAACCTGCAGATGGACATCAAGTTCGAAGACCCTTCGGTGAAGGTGCTGCAAGCCACCCTCTGGTACCTCAATGGGCGCCACGAGGACATCAAGATCGAGAAGCCGGAAACCTCCGACACCAATGGCCGCTTCGTCTTCCAGATGCGTGAAGACGAGGACTGGGCCAGCCAGAACCTGCTGGCCCTGGAAGTCCAGGGGCCAGAAAGCGGCACCCAGAAGGTCGAGGCCAAGCTCTGCAAACGCAACAACTACGCCGTGCCCGCGCAAACCGCGCAGGCCGGCCAGTGA
- a CDS encoding alginate O-acetyltransferase AlgF gives MTTKTSIAKALTLAAGLSLASMQAFAGADAALYGPTAPKGSTFVRLYNASPAPAAASVGNTQIKQVGAQASSDFSFLPGGDYTAQVAGKSVPVKLAADKYYTLVNNGSGNPQLIEEPPFKNKQKALVRVQNLSDQPLALKTADGKTEVVTPVAAKGRGEREINPVKVNLALFAGDKKVSDVKPVALERGEAAVLYVTGSGSSLSPVWVTRPVSTN, from the coding sequence ATGACTACCAAGACTTCCATTGCCAAAGCCCTCACCCTCGCAGCAGGCCTGTCGTTGGCTTCGATGCAGGCATTCGCCGGCGCCGACGCTGCCCTGTATGGCCCCACCGCACCGAAAGGCTCGACCTTCGTGCGCCTGTACAACGCCTCGCCTGCACCGGCTGCCGCCAGCGTCGGCAACACCCAGATCAAACAGGTCGGCGCCCAGGCCAGCAGCGACTTCAGCTTCCTCCCGGGCGGTGACTACACCGCGCAGGTCGCAGGCAAGAGCGTCCCGGTCAAGCTGGCCGCAGACAAGTACTACACCCTGGTCAACAACGGCAGCGGCAACCCGCAGCTGATTGAAGAACCGCCTTTCAAGAACAAGCAGAAAGCCCTGGTACGTGTGCAGAACCTGAGCGACCAGCCGTTGGCCCTGAAGACCGCCGATGGCAAGACCGAGGTGGTTACTCCGGTGGCTGCCAAAGGCCGTGGCGAGCGTGAGATCAACCCGGTCAAGGTGAACCTGGCTCTGTTTGCAGGAGACAAGAAAGTCAGCGACGTCAAACCCGTCGCCCTGGAGCGCGGCGAAGCCGCCGTGCTGTACGTCACCGGCTCCGGCAGCAGCCTGTCGCCGGTCTGGGTCACCCGCCCAGTGTCCACCAACTGA
- a CDS encoding mannose-1-phosphate guanylyltransferase/mannose-6-phosphate isomerase → MIPVILSGGSGSRLWPLSRKQFPKQFLALTGEHTLFQQTLERLVFEGMDAPIVVCNKDHKFIVQEQLAALKLQTQGILMEPFGRNTAPAVAMAAMKLANEGRDDLMLVLPADHVIDDQKALQRALALATVAAERGEMVLFGVPATRPETGYGYIRSSQDALLPEGVARVAQFVEKPDEKRAAEFVQSGGYFWNSGMFLFRASRFLEELKKHDPDIYDTCVLALERSDETDDVLSIDEATFACCPDNSIDYAVMEKTQRACVVPMSAGWSDVGCWSSLWEVHDKDANGNVTKGDVVVQDSRNCMIHGNGKLVSVIGLENIVVVETKDAMMIAHKDKVQGVKQMVKTLDEQGRSETQNHLEVYRPWGSYDSVDMGGRFQVKHITVKPGASLSLQMHHHRAEHWIVVSGTAEVTCDENVFLLTENQSTYIPIASVHRLRNPGKIPLEIIEVQSGSYLGEDDIERFEDVYGRTSTPVERGVSVKTIAQ, encoded by the coding sequence ATGATCCCGGTAATTCTTTCTGGTGGTAGCGGTTCGCGTCTGTGGCCTTTGTCGCGCAAGCAGTTCCCCAAGCAGTTCCTCGCCCTGACCGGTGAGCACACGCTGTTCCAGCAAACCCTCGAGCGCCTGGTGTTCGAAGGCATGGATGCACCGATCGTGGTCTGCAACAAGGACCACAAGTTCATCGTCCAGGAACAGCTCGCAGCGCTGAAACTGCAAACCCAGGGCATCCTGATGGAACCCTTCGGCCGCAACACGGCCCCTGCGGTAGCGATGGCCGCCATGAAGCTGGCCAACGAGGGGCGCGATGACTTGATGCTGGTGCTTCCGGCCGACCACGTGATCGACGACCAGAAAGCCCTGCAGCGTGCCCTGGCCCTGGCTACCGTAGCCGCCGAGCGTGGCGAAATGGTGCTGTTCGGCGTACCGGCGACCAGGCCCGAGACAGGCTATGGCTACATCCGCTCCAGCCAGGACGCCCTGCTGCCCGAAGGCGTGGCCCGGGTGGCGCAGTTCGTCGAAAAACCCGACGAAAAGCGCGCCGCCGAATTCGTCCAGTCCGGAGGCTACTTCTGGAACAGCGGCATGTTCCTGTTCCGCGCCAGCCGCTTCCTTGAAGAGCTGAAAAAGCACGACCCTGACATCTATGACACCTGCGTGCTGGCCCTGGAGCGCAGCGACGAAACAGATGATGTGCTGAGCATCGACGAAGCGACATTCGCCTGCTGCCCGGACAACTCCATCGACTATGCGGTGATGGAAAAGACCCAGCGCGCCTGCGTGGTACCGATGTCGGCTGGCTGGAGCGACGTCGGCTGCTGGTCGTCGCTGTGGGAAGTGCATGACAAGGACGCCAATGGCAACGTCACCAAGGGTGATGTGGTGGTGCAGGACAGCCGCAATTGCATGATCCATGGCAATGGCAAGCTGGTGTCGGTGATCGGCCTGGAAAATATCGTCGTGGTCGAGACCAAGGACGCGATGATGATCGCCCACAAGGACAAGGTCCAGGGCGTCAAGCAGATGGTCAAGACCCTCGACGAGCAAGGCCGTAGCGAAACCCAGAACCATCTCGAAGTGTACCGCCCGTGGGGCTCTTACGATTCGGTGGACATGGGCGGCCGCTTCCAGGTCAAGCACATCACCGTCAAGCCGGGCGCCAGCCTGTCGCTGCAGATGCACCACCACCGGGCCGAGCACTGGATCGTGGTATCGGGCACCGCCGAAGTGACGTGCGATGAAAACGTGTTCCTGCTCACCGAAAACCAGTCGACCTACATCCCGATCGCTTCGGTCCACCGCCTGCGCAACCCGGGCAAGATCCCGCTGGAGATCATCGAAGTGCAGTCCGGCAGTTACCTGGGCGAGGATGATATCGAGCGCTTCGAAGATGTGTATGGGCGCACGTCCACTCCCGTCGAACGGGGCGTATCGGTGAAGACCATCGCGCAGTAA
- a CDS encoding SDR family NAD(P)-dependent oxidoreductase: MHLSLNGKRALISGSMAGQGLSTAIDLAAAGAEVVLNDRTQALVDAALKAIRERLPKARIIGVAADLGTEQGVQALLQQVPHTDILVNNGTQDVARRLQRHYARGMAERKWGQVIHLRGESERSQQPEAFAQYPVQ, from the coding sequence ATGCACCTCTCCCTCAATGGAAAGCGCGCACTCATCAGTGGTTCCATGGCAGGGCAGGGCCTGTCTACCGCCATCGACCTTGCCGCCGCCGGCGCCGAGGTCGTGCTCAACGACCGCACCCAGGCGTTGGTCGACGCTGCGCTGAAAGCGATACGTGAGCGCTTGCCCAAGGCACGGATCATTGGCGTTGCCGCTGACCTGGGCACCGAACAGGGTGTGCAGGCCTTGCTCCAGCAGGTGCCGCACACCGATATCCTGGTCAACAACGGCACGCAGGACGTTGCCCGGCGCCTGCAGCGTCATTACGCCCGCGGCATGGCCGAGCGCAAGTGGGGGCAGGTGATCCACCTGCGCGGTGAATCAGAGCGGTCGCAGCAGCCCGAAGCGTTTGCGCAGTACCCAGTCCAGTAA
- the algG gene encoding mannuronan 5-epimerase AlgG codes for MNLHPHLRHSLLASALLLATGLAVAAEPAVIAKELQQAKTYTVSSAPTEPLHMDPPKLPDLSGYTAAAVQKKIDRSHKGKVSVRRMLQEESLKEFIGGDNKAAEWVQRQHGIPQAIFVDDGHVDLVELSKKVPKQYLSEVEPGVYLARLPIVVGQKGILEIDGKVKQLRLSQEGGAFLVNDGKLFVSDTQVTGWREKDNGPATFRSPNEFRPFLLSWGGTETYIVNTKMASFGYAKSKSYGVSISQYTPNMAKRMGRPEPTGWIIGSEFSDMWYGFYCYETQDFVVKDSTYRDNIVYGIDPHDRSHRLIIAGNTVYGTKKKHGIIVSREVNDSWIINNKSYDNKLSGVVIDRNSVNNLIAYNEIYRNHTDGITLYESGDNLIWGNKLINNRRHGIRVRNSVNIRLYENVAVANGLVGVYGHIKDLSDTDRDIALDPFDTKVSLIVVGGELAANGSGPLSIDSPLSVELYKVSMLAPRKANGISLNGILGERQEEILDLLVRQQKAVLIDPVERQTEMID; via the coding sequence ATGAACCTTCACCCGCACTTACGTCACAGCCTTCTGGCCAGCGCTTTGCTGCTGGCCACAGGCCTGGCCGTCGCCGCAGAACCTGCGGTGATTGCCAAGGAACTGCAGCAGGCCAAGACCTACACCGTGTCCAGCGCACCGACCGAGCCGCTGCACATGGACCCGCCCAAGCTGCCCGATCTGAGCGGTTACACCGCCGCCGCCGTGCAGAAGAAGATCGACCGCAGCCACAAGGGCAAGGTCAGCGTGCGCCGCATGCTGCAGGAAGAATCGCTCAAGGAATTCATCGGCGGCGACAACAAGGCTGCCGAGTGGGTACAACGCCAGCACGGCATCCCCCAGGCGATCTTTGTCGATGACGGCCATGTCGACCTGGTCGAACTGAGCAAGAAGGTGCCAAAGCAGTACCTCAGCGAAGTCGAGCCAGGTGTTTACCTGGCGCGCTTGCCGATCGTGGTCGGGCAGAAGGGCATCCTCGAGATCGACGGCAAGGTCAAGCAACTGCGCCTGTCCCAGGAGGGCGGCGCGTTCCTGGTCAATGACGGCAAACTGTTTGTCAGCGACACCCAGGTCACTGGCTGGCGCGAGAAGGACAACGGCCCGGCGACCTTCCGCTCGCCCAATGAATTCCGCCCGTTTCTGCTGTCGTGGGGCGGCACCGAGACGTACATCGTCAACACCAAGATGGCCAGTTTTGGCTACGCCAAGTCCAAGTCGTACGGTGTGAGCATCTCGCAGTACACCCCGAACATGGCCAAACGCATGGGCCGCCCGGAGCCCACCGGCTGGATCATCGGCTCGGAATTCAGCGACATGTGGTACGGGTTCTACTGCTACGAGACCCAGGACTTCGTGGTCAAGGACAGCACCTACCGCGACAACATCGTCTACGGGATCGACCCGCACGACCGTTCGCACCGCCTGATCATCGCCGGCAACACGGTTTATGGCACCAAGAAAAAGCACGGGATCATCGTCTCGCGTGAGGTCAACGACAGCTGGATCATCAACAACAAGAGCTACGACAACAAGCTCTCGGGTGTGGTGATCGACCGTAACAGCGTCAACAACCTGATCGCCTACAACGAGATCTACCGCAACCACACCGACGGCATCACCTTGTACGAAAGCGGTGACAACCTGATCTGGGGCAACAAGCTGATCAACAACCGTCGCCACGGCATCCGTGTGCGCAACAGCGTGAACATCCGGCTGTACGAAAACGTCGCCGTTGCCAACGGCCTGGTGGGTGTCTACGGGCACATCAAGGATCTGTCCGACACTGACCGTGACATCGCCCTCGACCCGTTCGACACCAAGGTCTCGCTGATCGTGGTCGGCGGTGAGCTGGCGGCCAACGGCTCGGGGCCTCTTTCGATCGACTCGCCGCTGTCGGTGGAGCTGTACAAAGTCTCCATGCTCGCCCCGCGCAAAGCCAACGGCATCAGCCTCAACGGCATCCTGGGTGAGCGCCAGGAAGAAATCCTCGACCTGCTGGTGCGCCAGCAGAAGGCCGTGCTGATCGACCCGGTCGAACGCCAGACCGAAATGATCGATTAA
- a CDS encoding SDR family oxidoreductase, translated as MPTVLITGCSSGIGRALAEAFRDAGHDVWATARKAEDVEHLAGAGFTARQLDVNDPEGLKHLAEELEARHGRLDILVNNAGYGAMGPLLDGGVDAMRQQFETNVFAVIGVTGAVFPLLRRARGLVVNIGSVSGVMVTPFAGAYCASKAAVHALSDALRLELAPFGIQVMEVQPGAIASQFASNAQRQADQVVAAQSPWWPLREHIQARARASQDRPTSAAQFAQGLLAATRKSPVPAVVRLGNGSTALPLLARWLPRRLLDWVLRKRFGLLRPL; from the coding sequence ATGCCCACCGTCCTGATCACCGGTTGTTCCAGCGGCATCGGCCGCGCCCTGGCCGAAGCCTTTCGCGATGCCGGCCACGACGTTTGGGCCACCGCCCGTAAAGCCGAAGACGTTGAACACCTGGCCGGCGCCGGTTTCACCGCCCGGCAGCTTGACGTCAACGACCCCGAGGGCCTGAAGCACCTGGCCGAGGAGCTGGAAGCACGCCACGGCCGGCTCGACATCCTGGTCAACAACGCTGGCTACGGTGCCATGGGCCCCCTGCTGGATGGCGGCGTGGACGCCATGCGCCAGCAGTTCGAAACCAATGTGTTCGCCGTGATCGGGGTAACCGGTGCAGTGTTCCCGCTGCTGCGCCGTGCGCGTGGGCTGGTGGTCAACATCGGCAGTGTATCGGGCGTAATGGTCACGCCGTTCGCGGGCGCCTACTGCGCCTCCAAGGCTGCCGTGCATGCACTGAGCGACGCCCTGCGCCTGGAGCTGGCGCCTTTCGGCATTCAGGTGATGGAAGTGCAACCGGGAGCGATCGCCTCACAATTCGCCAGCAATGCGCAGCGCCAGGCCGATCAGGTGGTAGCGGCGCAGTCGCCGTGGTGGCCGCTGCGCGAGCATATCCAGGCGCGAGCCCGCGCCTCGCAAGACCGGCCCACATCCGCGGCGCAATTTGCCCAAGGGCTGCTGGCGGCCACGCGCAAATCACCTGTGCCAGCAGTGGTGCGGCTGGGCAATGGCAGTACGGCGTTGCCGCTACTGGCACGCTGGCTGCCACGGCGGTTACTGGACTGGGTACTGCGCAAACGCTTCGGGCTGCTGCGACCGCTCTGA
- a CDS encoding MBOAT family O-acyltransferase — protein sequence MVFSSNVFLFLFLPIFLGLYYLSGQRYRNLLLLVASYIFYAWWRVDFLALFAGVTLWNYWIGLKVGAAGVRTKPAQRWLLLGVGVDLAILGYFKYANFGVDSLNAIISSFGLEPFILTHVLLPIGISFYIFESISYIIDVYRGDTPATRNLIDFAAFVAIFPHLIAGPVLRFKDLVDQFNNRTHTLDKFSEGCTRFMQGFIKKVFIADTLAVVADHCFALQNPTTGDAWLGALAYTAQLYFDFSGYSDMAIGLGLMMGFRFMENFKQPYISQSITEFWRRWHISLSTWLRDYLYITLGGNRKGTFNTYRNLFLTMLLGGLWHGANFTYIIWGAWHGMWLAIERALGLDTNPQRFNPVKWAFTFLLVVVGWVIFRAENLEVAGRMYGAMFSFGEWQLSELNRAQLTGLQVATLVIAYITLAFFGLRDFYRNATPPAAMRTPAQVNADGSLGLDWTRVMTRALILLLFVASILKLSAQSYSPFLYFQF from the coding sequence ATGGTCTTCTCGTCCAACGTGTTCCTGTTCCTGTTCTTGCCGATATTCCTCGGCCTGTACTACCTGAGCGGGCAACGCTATCGCAACCTGCTGCTGCTGGTCGCCAGCTACATCTTCTACGCCTGGTGGCGGGTGGACTTCCTCGCCCTGTTCGCCGGTGTCACCCTGTGGAACTACTGGATCGGCCTGAAAGTCGGCGCCGCTGGCGTGCGCACCAAGCCTGCACAGCGTTGGCTGCTGCTGGGCGTAGGCGTGGACCTGGCGATCCTCGGCTACTTCAAGTACGCCAACTTCGGCGTCGACAGCCTCAACGCGATCATCAGCTCGTTCGGCCTTGAGCCCTTCATCCTCACCCATGTGCTGCTGCCGATCGGTATCTCGTTCTACATCTTCGAATCGATCAGCTACATCATCGACGTGTACCGCGGCGATACCCCGGCCACCCGCAACCTGATCGACTTCGCGGCGTTCGTGGCGATATTCCCGCACCTGATCGCCGGCCCCGTGCTGCGTTTCAAGGACCTGGTCGACCAGTTCAACAACCGCACCCACACCCTGGACAAGTTCTCCGAAGGCTGCACCCGCTTCATGCAGGGCTTCATCAAGAAAGTGTTCATCGCCGATACCCTGGCGGTGGTCGCCGACCATTGCTTCGCCCTGCAGAACCCTACCACCGGTGACGCCTGGCTGGGCGCTCTGGCCTACACCGCGCAGCTGTACTTCGACTTCTCCGGCTATAGCGACATGGCCATCGGCCTGGGGCTGATGATGGGCTTCCGCTTCATGGAGAACTTCAAGCAGCCTTACATCAGCCAGTCGATAACCGAGTTCTGGCGCCGCTGGCACATCAGCCTGTCGACCTGGCTGCGCGACTACCTGTACATCACCCTGGGCGGCAACCGCAAAGGCACCTTCAACACCTACCGCAACCTGTTCCTGACCATGCTGCTGGGCGGGCTGTGGCACGGCGCCAACTTCACCTACATCATCTGGGGCGCCTGGCACGGCATGTGGCTGGCAATCGAGCGCGCACTGGGCCTGGACACCAACCCGCAGCGCTTCAACCCGGTCAAGTGGGCGTTCACCTTCCTGCTGGTGGTGGTCGGCTGGGTGATCTTCCGCGCCGAAAACCTCGAAGTGGCCGGCCGCATGTACGGCGCCATGTTCAGCTTCGGCGAGTGGCAGCTGTCCGAACTCAACCGCGCCCAGCTCACCGGGCTGCAGGTGGCGACGCTGGTCATCGCCTACATCACCCTGGCGTTCTTCGGCCTGCGTGATTTCTACCGCAATGCCACCCCGCCGGCAGCCATGCGCACTCCGGCACAGGTCAATGCCGACGGCTCGCTGGGCCTGGACTGGACCCGGGTGATGACCCGCGCCCTGATCCTGCTGCTGTTCGTGGCCTCGATCCTCAAGCTTTCGGCGCAGAGCTACTCGCCGTTCCTTTACTTCCAGTTCTGA
- a CDS encoding mannuronate-specific alginate lyase → MTAFKRIFSPALLVLALYGGAAHAALVPPQGYYEGIEKIKTSDGNFRCESAPKPFTGALQFRSKYEGSDKARATLNRDSEQAFRDSTKDITTLERGVAKMVNQYMRDGRPAQLDCTLTWLGTWARADALMSTNYNHTGKSMRKWALGSMSGSWLRLKFSNSQPLAAHQAEAELIEKWFARLAEQTVRDWSNLPLEKINNHSYWAAWSVMATAVATDRRDLFDWAVKEYKVGANQIDDQGFLPNEIKRKQRALAYHNYALPPLAMIASFAKANGVDLRSENNFALQRLGEGVLYGARDPRHFAERAGEKQDMKDLKVDGKYAWLEPWCALYQCVGDTLERKHRMQPFDSFRLGGNLTRVYDPSAQSKK, encoded by the coding sequence ATGACTGCATTCAAGCGAATCTTCAGCCCCGCCCTGCTCGTTCTGGCCCTGTACGGAGGTGCCGCGCATGCCGCGCTGGTACCCCCCCAGGGTTATTACGAGGGGATTGAAAAAATCAAGACCAGCGACGGCAACTTCCGCTGCGAATCGGCGCCCAAACCTTTCACCGGCGCACTGCAATTCCGCAGCAAGTACGAAGGCTCGGACAAGGCTCGGGCGACCCTGAACCGGGACTCGGAACAAGCCTTCCGCGACTCCACCAAAGACATCACAACCCTTGAGCGTGGTGTCGCCAAGATGGTCAACCAGTACATGCGTGACGGCCGTCCGGCGCAGCTGGACTGCACCCTGACCTGGCTGGGTACATGGGCGCGCGCTGATGCGTTGATGTCCACCAACTACAACCACACCGGCAAGTCCATGCGCAAATGGGCGCTGGGCAGCATGAGCGGCTCGTGGCTGCGCCTGAAGTTCTCCAACTCGCAACCATTGGCCGCACACCAGGCCGAGGCCGAGCTCATCGAGAAGTGGTTCGCCCGCCTCGCCGAGCAGACCGTACGCGACTGGAGCAACCTGCCGCTGGAGAAGATCAACAACCACAGCTACTGGGCGGCCTGGTCGGTGATGGCTACCGCCGTGGCCACCGACCGCCGTGACCTGTTCGACTGGGCGGTGAAGGAATACAAGGTCGGCGCCAACCAGATCGACGACCAAGGCTTCCTGCCCAACGAAATCAAACGCAAGCAGCGTGCCCTGGCATATCACAACTACGCCCTGCCACCACTGGCGATGATCGCAAGCTTTGCCAAGGCCAACGGCGTGGACCTGCGCAGCGAAAACAACTTTGCCCTGCAGCGCCTGGGCGAAGGCGTGCTGTACGGCGCCCGCGATCCGCGCCACTTCGCCGAGCGCGCGGGTGAGAAACAGGACATGAAGGACCTCAAGGTCGACGGCAAGTACGCATGGCTCGAGCCTTGGTGCGCGCTGTACCAGTGCGTGGGCGACACGCTTGAGCGCAAACACCGGATGCAGCCGTTCGACAGCTTCCGGCTCGGCGGCAACCTGACCCGGGTCTATGACCCGAGCGCGCAATCCAAGAAATAA